The region ACTACTGCGAACGCACTGCACCACAGGACAACACCAAAACCTGCCGAGAGGTTGGTGCAAGAAAGCGATATGATGATAAATGCAAAAATGACCCTGTATGGCAAGGCTATAACCGTGCATACAAGGCGCATTATGCAAGATATATGAAAAAGAAAATGACGGTTTCTGAATTTGAGCAGTGGGCAAGCTGGGCAATCCAGTGGCGTACAAAAGCCGAAAATGATGAAATTAACATTGAGGAATATTTGTCGGAGATTAAGAAATAGAACAAGGTGACGGTATGGCTGGTACCGTCACCTTGTTCTTGTTTTAATATTTAATCCATGATACCGATCATTTTATTGATGTCCCCATCGCCGTCTACAAAGGTGCCACCGCCCATGCTGCCAATTTTGTTGCCGTTCTCGTACATTCCCTCGCAGTAGATAACCTCATTCTCGCCCATATCGTCTACCCAGCCGAAGCCTAAGAAGTAGCTTTGCTTTTGACCATTTACGATACGGGTATCTCCCATCTGGGGCTCACAGGTCTTGGTTGTGATGGTGTTTTTTGATGGTGCATGTGTGGGGGTAGGGTTATCCCTTTGGGGACTGCTCTCCGTCAAAATTCCCTTGCTGTCAGCTGTAGTTGGTGGCTCAAAATTGGTTTCTGTAAGGGTGCTGTCATGTGATGTGTTTTGGGTGCTGATTATTGGGCTTTCGTCCGCAACAACGGCTTTATTTTCTGCGGGTGGGGTGTTATCCCTAATGCTCTCTGTAAGTGCCGATACTGGGCGACTGTCGGGCTGATTTGGTGGTATTGGTGGTTGCCAGTGATAGGCTGTTACCGTCAGAGAAAAAATCGTGAGCATGGATGCTGTAAGTATGATTTTAGTTTTCTTCTTCATTTTTCTGCACCTCCTGCGGCATAAAAGAATTCCCACAGTTTTGAGAGTCTATCTCAGCACTGTGGGAACTGTAGTTTTGTAATTCAGTTGTCAGTTCAAAGCCTAATTTGAAACCTTGAATAAAACTCGCCTTGCTTTGGTAATTGCAAATCATTTCTAATGCATCAATGATTCGTAGTACAGCTTTTCCGTCTGCTTCTGCAAGTTTGCTGATCAAATCCTTATTGCTTTCTTCAACGGAAAGCATACGATTTGTAAAGTCTTGCTTGTTACAGAAACTGTGGTATAGGTCATCAAATCGTTTTGGCATATTTTCGCCCTCCTTTAGCAACACAAGATACCACATTAAGATTCAGAAGTCTACACTAATATACTAATGAGTATTGACTTTTGCATTTGCAGTAGTATCATAGTATTATATGGAAGGAAGTGACAATAT is a window of [Clostridium] saccharolyticum WM1 DNA encoding:
- a CDS encoding DUF6550 family protein, yielding MKKKTKIILTASMLTIFSLTVTAYHWQPPIPPNQPDSRPVSALTESIRDNTPPAENKAVVADESPIISTQNTSHDSTLTETNFEPPTTADSKGILTESSPQRDNPTPTHAPSKNTITTKTCEPQMGDTRIVNGQKQSYFLGFGWVDDMGENEVIYCEGMYENGNKIGSMGGGTFVDGDGDINKMIGIMD
- a CDS encoding DUF6809 family protein; the protein is MPKRFDDLYHSFCNKQDFTNRMLSVEESNKDLISKLAEADGKAVLRIIDALEMICNYQSKASFIQGFKLGFELTTELQNYSSHSAEIDSQNCGNSFMPQEVQKNEEEN